A genomic region of Thermodesulfobacteriota bacterium contains the following coding sequences:
- a CDS encoding GNAT family N-acetyltransferase yields the protein MEDALIRKLKAEDAQDISLIYAGITQAPVKDDFINIIEEQVNRKEDASFVAELDGRVVGYMISIVISGGFGIKKSTWISNMGVNPKFMGQGIGESLAKKIFEFSREKGIKDVYTSVRWDSPDLLSFFKTLGFDRSNFINLRKVLE from the coding sequence GTGGAAGACGCCCTTATTAGAAAATTAAAGGCCGAAGATGCTCAAGATATCAGCTTAATTTATGCGGGCATCACCCAGGCACCTGTCAAAGATGATTTTATCAACATCATTGAGGAACAGGTGAATAGAAAAGAAGACGCCAGCTTTGTGGCAGAACTTGATGGCAGAGTGGTTGGATATATGATCAGCATCGTCATCTCAGGAGGCTTTGGCATCAAGAAAAGCACCTGGATATCCAATATGGGAGTTAATCCCAAATTTATGGGTCAGGGAATTGGTGAGAGTCTGGCCAAAAAAATATTTGAATTTTCCCGGGAAAAAGGGATTAAAGATGTTTACACTTCGGTTCGCTGGGATTCCCCTGATCTGTTGTCATTTTTCAAAACACTCGGTTTTGACCGAAGCAACTTTATAAATCTCAGGAAGGTTCTTGAGTAA
- the fdhD gene encoding formate dehydrogenase accessory sulfurtransferase FdhD: protein MGAGKITETYQAVGCKKGVCRNSSLELIGEEPLLIRIDEKPYSVVMRTPGEELFHAAGFSLGEGIADSVDDFITIGYCKDLDPNVIDIRLKPERREKIQHLLDRRGFVSQTSCGICGKELIKDLYQILTPAENGFEVEINRIFDCVNQLSEKQTYYPRTRGSHAALIFDNQLEMISFAEDVGRHNALDKAIGKALMSRKLSQARVLVLSSRISYELVQKAARAHLPMMISKSRPTALAVEMGRALNMTLACAFGKSELILVCGQNRIVF, encoded by the coding sequence TTGGGCGCCGGGAAAATTACTGAAACTTATCAGGCAGTTGGATGTAAAAAAGGGGTCTGCCGGAACAGTTCGCTTGAATTGATCGGAGAGGAGCCCCTTTTGATTCGTATCGACGAGAAGCCTTATTCAGTGGTAATGAGGACACCTGGGGAAGAGTTGTTTCATGCGGCCGGGTTCAGCCTTGGGGAAGGGATTGCGGATTCCGTCGATGATTTCATCACCATCGGATATTGTAAAGATCTGGATCCGAATGTGATTGATATTCGACTCAAACCTGAAAGGCGCGAAAAAATTCAACACCTTCTTGACAGGAGGGGTTTTGTCAGCCAAACCAGTTGTGGAATTTGCGGTAAAGAGCTGATCAAAGACCTTTATCAGATATTAACTCCGGCAGAAAACGGTTTTGAGGTTGAAATTAACCGAATTTTTGATTGCGTTAACCAGCTTTCCGAAAAACAGACTTACTATCCGAGAACCAGGGGCTCACATGCTGCATTAATATTTGACAACCAACTGGAAATGATCTCTTTTGCTGAGGATGTGGGGCGGCATAATGCTCTTGATAAGGCAATCGGGAAAGCCTTGATGAGCAGGAAGTTGTCTCAAGCCCGCGTTCTGGTGCTGTCTTCAAGGATAAGCTATGAGCTGGTGCAAAAAGCGGCCAGAGCGCATCTGCCGATGATGATCAGTAAATCAAGACCCACCGCCCTTGCCGTGGAAATGGGACGGGCTCTTAACATGACACTTGCCTGTGCTTTTGGCAAATCTGAACTGATATTGGTTTGTGGCCAAAACCGTATCGTTTTTTAA
- a CDS encoding GNAT family N-acetyltransferase yields MSKGIGDPMSESTIKVRLMKPDDFDAVVRIDEKILQSPRPEYYEQKFEKLFKSKDYLPVSLVAEEKDGTVVGFVMGELYLGEYGIFQDEATLDTIGVDPDYQHKTIGKQLIKEFMDHLGKVGVQKINTLVDWNDSKLINFFSANQFNPSKTINLERIL; encoded by the coding sequence TTGAGTAAAGGGATTGGAGACCCCATGAGCGAAAGTACCATTAAAGTCAGACTCATGAAGCCTGACGATTTTGACGCGGTAGTCAGGATTGATGAGAAAATACTCCAGTCTCCCCGGCCGGAGTACTATGAACAGAAGTTTGAAAAGCTTTTTAAATCCAAAGATTATTTACCCGTGTCTCTGGTGGCAGAAGAAAAGGACGGAACGGTGGTGGGATTTGTCATGGGAGAGCTCTATCTGGGAGAATATGGTATTTTTCAGGATGAAGCCACCCTGGATACCATCGGTGTTGATCCTGATTACCAGCATAAGACCATAGGTAAACAACTGATAAAGGAATTTATGGATCATCTGGGAAAAGTTGGCGTTCAAAAAATAAATACCCTGGTCGACTGGAACGATTCCAAACTAATCAATTTCTTTAGCGCAAACCAATTTAACCCCTCCAAAACCATTAACCTGGAACGAATCCTTTAA
- a CDS encoding endonuclease/exonuclease/phosphatase family protein — MLFSVISFNIRFGLADDGMNQWAYRKHAVARLFQQYRADFIGVQELNDFQIEFLNTLLPEYHYIGVHQPAPDFWQNNVIFYRNTIECLDKQHFFLSDTPLQPSRSWGSTWPRQCTIGRYKLGSRELLCINTHFDFKEPAQHKSAKLIWHEITTHFYRGLPAILMGDFNAEPDSKTYQWLTGQPNEALDTIPDFKETFKHPYPGTCHQFTGKPTTGLIDWILYRGDLKFNKCLVIQDSFDGMFPSDHFPIMAYFTA, encoded by the coding sequence ATGCTTTTCTCTGTCATATCCTTTAACATAAGATTCGGCCTGGCTGACGATGGCATGAACCAATGGGCCTATCGAAAACATGCCGTGGCCAGATTGTTTCAGCAATATCGCGCTGACTTTATTGGCGTGCAGGAGCTGAACGATTTCCAAATCGAATTCTTAAACACATTATTACCTGAATATCATTATATCGGGGTTCATCAACCTGCCCCGGACTTCTGGCAGAATAATGTGATCTTTTATCGCAATACCATTGAATGTTTGGACAAACAGCACTTCTTTTTAAGTGATACTCCTTTACAGCCCAGTCGTTCCTGGGGAAGCACATGGCCCCGTCAGTGTACCATCGGCCGATATAAGCTTGGTTCACGTGAACTGTTATGCATCAACACACACTTTGACTTTAAAGAGCCGGCCCAACACAAGAGTGCCAAATTGATCTGGCATGAAATTACCACCCATTTTTATCGAGGTCTCCCTGCGATTCTAATGGGAGACTTCAACGCAGAACCTGACAGCAAGACCTACCAGTGGCTCACCGGCCAGCCAAATGAAGCCTTGGACACAATCCCTGATTTCAAGGAAACATTTAAACATCCCTATCCTGGGACATGCCATCAATTCACTGGAAAACCGACCACCGGATTGATTGACTGGATACTGTACCGGGGAGATCTAAAGTTTAATAAATGTCTGGTTATCCAAGACTCCTTTGACGGTATGTTTCCTTCCGACCATTTTCCCATAATGGCCTATTTTACCGCTTGA
- a CDS encoding hydrogenase iron-sulfur subunit, with the protein MSTGLKFKPKILGFVCHWUAYGAADMAGVSRLQYTTESRFIRVMCSGRVDLEFVLRAFANGMDGVFIGGCRLNECNYLTHGNYHALNMVLLCRKLMEHIGLNPERLNIKFMSSGDGILLTEVTDAFVNKVREIGPLGKKEGLPQDELKAKLDEVRKLIPYIKMAKREKLDLRIENEDEYDGCFTSEEIDELFSEVPSYYIDPDKCQACMICAKRCPVEAITGGKNLIHVIDQDKCIKCGTCLDACPPRFGAVQKSSGEPVPLPIPEEERTIVRKSKKK; encoded by the coding sequence ATGAGTACAGGGCTTAAATTTAAACCAAAAATATTGGGTTTTGTCTGCCATTGGTGAGCGTACGGCGCTGCTGACATGGCTGGAGTTTCCAGACTGCAATATACAACCGAAAGCAGGTTTATTCGCGTCATGTGTTCCGGTAGAGTCGACCTGGAATTTGTACTCAGAGCCTTTGCAAATGGAATGGATGGGGTGTTCATTGGTGGTTGCCGGCTTAACGAGTGCAACTATCTTACTCATGGAAATTACCACGCACTAAACATGGTGCTTCTATGTAGAAAATTAATGGAACACATCGGGCTGAATCCGGAAAGGTTAAACATCAAATTCATGTCTTCCGGTGATGGAATCCTTCTGACCGAAGTGACTGATGCGTTTGTCAACAAGGTGAGGGAGATAGGGCCTCTGGGAAAAAAAGAAGGATTACCCCAGGATGAATTAAAAGCTAAACTTGATGAAGTTAGAAAGCTGATCCCCTACATTAAAATGGCAAAAAGGGAGAAGCTGGATTTACGTATTGAAAACGAAGACGAGTACGACGGCTGTTTCACCAGTGAAGAGATAGACGAGTTGTTCAGTGAAGTTCCCTCCTACTATATTGATCCGGATAAGTGCCAGGCCTGTATGATTTGTGCAAAGCGATGTCCTGTAGAGGCGATTACAGGCGGAAAGAACTTGATCCATGTCATTGACCAAGACAAGTGTATAAAGTGCGGAACCTGCCTTGACGCATGCCCCCCCCGCTTTGGTGCGGTGCAAAAGTCTTCCGGTGAACCTGTTCCGCTCCCTATTCCTGAAGAAGAAAGAACGATAGTCAGAAAAAGTAAAAAGAAATAA
- a CDS encoding DUF2207 domain-containing protein — MKKLNLYFSAIFIFSIISICFSQIAVAYETERIINFTSHIQLSLDGSMTVTENITVYASGNSIKRGIYRDFPTRYKDRRGNTIRVGFNVLQVLRDGQSEGYHLKTISNGIRVYIGRKNRMLQPGKYTYTLTYSTNRQLGFFKEFDELYWNVTGNGWSFPIERAEAVVELPFDAEVMDYAGYTGPQGARGRNFIADKDESGNIRFVTDRLLRPREGLTIAVSWPKGYIAEPTLSDEMGYVLSDHPGSKAALIGVTALLIYFLIAWIRVGRDPASGAIIPRFGPPKGFTPAAVRFVSRMNFDHKAFAAAIVNMAVKGYLTIDEDEGDYSLSRTDLAGSVLSAGEKRLAKKLFKGSNSIALDKSNHSKIKQAIVAIKNSLKLDFEKIHFQRNSKWLIPGAVISLLTLVAMVFTAGEISGAVFMLIWLSIWTAACFALVVAAIKAWQRALTSGSSTGIFKKSGAIGISLFALPFLGAECFGMWAFSTMTSPFAVMALLVVIFFNFIFYHLIKAPTLYGRKIMDQIEGFKLYLSVAEKESLNMRNPPEKTPELFEKFLPFALALDVENAWSEQFAEVLVQAQTERGYSPAWYSGRPWHTHGATGLASSLGSAFSSTISSSSSPPGSSSGSGGGGSSGGGGGGGGGGGW, encoded by the coding sequence ATGAAAAAGCTTAATTTATACTTTTCCGCCATCTTTATTTTCAGTATCATTTCTATATGTTTTTCCCAAATTGCCGTTGCCTACGAAACTGAACGTATAATAAATTTCACCAGTCATATTCAACTCAGCTTGGACGGCAGTATGACCGTCACTGAAAACATTACGGTTTATGCTTCCGGAAATAGCATCAAACGGGGAATATATCGAGATTTTCCCACACGTTATAAAGACAGGAGGGGGAATACCATCCGTGTCGGATTCAACGTATTGCAAGTGCTTCGTGACGGTCAATCGGAAGGCTATCATCTCAAGACCATATCTAACGGCATCCGGGTGTATATCGGCCGAAAAAACCGGATGCTTCAACCGGGCAAATATACCTATACTCTCACCTATTCTACCAACCGGCAGCTTGGTTTTTTTAAAGAGTTTGATGAACTTTATTGGAATGTCACCGGCAATGGATGGTCGTTTCCCATTGAAAGGGCTGAGGCGGTGGTTGAATTGCCATTTGATGCCGAAGTGATGGATTACGCAGGTTATACCGGCCCCCAGGGAGCGCGTGGCCGCAACTTTATTGCGGACAAGGACGAATCGGGAAATATTCGTTTTGTCACCGACCGATTGCTCAGACCAAGGGAAGGATTGACCATCGCTGTATCCTGGCCCAAAGGGTACATAGCTGAACCGACCTTATCTGATGAGATGGGGTATGTGTTGAGTGATCATCCCGGTTCAAAGGCCGCTTTGATTGGGGTGACTGCACTACTTATCTATTTTTTAATTGCATGGATTAGGGTAGGGCGCGATCCTGCATCAGGAGCAATCATACCCCGGTTTGGCCCTCCAAAAGGTTTCACCCCTGCTGCGGTTCGATTTGTCAGCCGGATGAATTTCGACCATAAAGCCTTTGCGGCCGCCATTGTCAACATGGCGGTGAAAGGTTACCTGACCATAGACGAGGATGAGGGCGATTACAGCCTTTCCCGAACGGATTTAGCTGGAAGCGTTCTTTCGGCAGGTGAAAAGCGACTTGCCAAAAAATTGTTCAAGGGCTCTAATTCTATTGCCCTGGATAAAAGCAATCACAGCAAAATAAAACAGGCCATTGTTGCTATCAAAAACAGTCTAAAACTCGACTTTGAAAAAATTCATTTCCAGCGCAATTCCAAATGGCTTATTCCAGGAGCTGTTATCTCCCTGTTGACACTGGTGGCTATGGTGTTTACCGCTGGCGAAATAAGCGGTGCAGTTTTTATGCTGATCTGGCTGAGCATATGGACTGCCGCATGCTTCGCCCTGGTAGTGGCTGCAATCAAAGCATGGCAAAGGGCTCTTACATCCGGCAGTTCGACAGGTATCTTTAAAAAGTCTGGGGCCATCGGTATCAGCCTATTTGCACTTCCCTTTCTGGGGGCCGAATGTTTTGGTATGTGGGCTTTTTCCACCATGACCTCACCATTTGCCGTTATGGCATTGCTGGTAGTCATCTTTTTTAATTTTATTTTTTACCATTTGATCAAAGCCCCCACGCTTTATGGGCGAAAAATCATGGATCAGATTGAAGGGTTTAAACTGTACCTGTCGGTTGCGGAGAAAGAAAGTCTTAATATGCGAAATCCACCGGAAAAAACTCCTGAGCTGTTTGAAAAATTTCTTCCCTTTGCGTTGGCCCTTGATGTGGAAAACGCCTGGAGTGAACAATTTGCCGAGGTACTGGTCCAGGCGCAAACTGAGCGTGGATACTCACCGGCATGGTATTCCGGCAGACCATGGCACACCCACGGTGCTACCGGGCTCGCCTCAAGCCTCGGATCAGCATTTTCCTCTACCATCTCTTCTTCCTCTTCACCTCCCGGATCAAGCTCAGGAAGCGGTGGCGGTGGTTCATCCGGCGGCGGCGGTGGCGGAGGTGGTGGTGGGGGATGGTAA
- a CDS encoding NAD-dependent epimerase produces the protein MDFNFKKVMVTGGAGFIGFHLAQRLLKQGCHVTGIDNLNTYYDVRLKEARLEMLKGQRNFTFFKMDLCDGEAFEKNLKSRSFDVVINLAAQAGVRYSLENPQAYVDANLVGFVNVLEYCRHNDVKHLVFASSSSVYGANTRMPFSVHHNIDHPVSLYAATKKANELMAHTYSHLYGLHCTGLRFFTVYGPWGRPDMALFLFTRAITEGKPIKVFNHGRMERDFTYIDDIVEGVVRIMGRLPQPDPAWSGDNPDPGTSYANYKIYNIGNNHPVKLMEFIQTIEKVLGQEAQKEFLDLQPGDVPATYADIDDLINDVGFKPATPLEEGIKRFIAWYKEYYK, from the coding sequence ATGGATTTTAATTTTAAAAAAGTGATGGTTACCGGGGGTGCCGGGTTTATCGGCTTTCACCTGGCACAGCGCCTTTTAAAACAGGGGTGTCATGTGACCGGTATTGATAACCTAAATACCTATTATGATGTCAGGCTTAAAGAGGCCCGCCTTGAAATGCTGAAAGGGCAGAGAAACTTTACCTTTTTCAAAATGGATCTGTGTGACGGGGAAGCTTTTGAAAAAAATTTGAAAAGCAGGTCCTTTGATGTGGTGATAAACCTGGCTGCACAGGCCGGGGTCAGGTATTCACTGGAAAATCCCCAGGCATATGTGGATGCCAATCTGGTCGGATTTGTAAATGTACTTGAGTACTGCAGGCACAACGACGTGAAGCATCTGGTGTTTGCTTCGTCCAGTTCCGTTTACGGGGCGAACACCAGAATGCCGTTTTCCGTTCATCATAATATTGACCATCCTGTTTCACTGTATGCCGCCACCAAAAAGGCAAATGAGCTTATGGCTCATACATACAGCCATTTATACGGTCTTCACTGTACCGGTCTGAGGTTTTTTACCGTTTATGGACCGTGGGGGCGCCCGGATATGGCGCTTTTCCTATTTACCCGGGCGATCACAGAGGGAAAGCCGATTAAAGTATTCAACCACGGCAGGATGGAGAGGGATTTTACCTATATCGATGATATCGTAGAAGGGGTGGTGAGAATCATGGGAAGGCTTCCACAGCCTGATCCAGCCTGGAGCGGGGATAATCCTGATCCGGGAACATCGTATGCAAATTATAAGATTTATAATATCGGCAATAACCATCCGGTTAAGCTGATGGAATTCATACAAACAATTGAAAAAGTGCTTGGCCAGGAGGCCCAAAAGGAATTTCTGGATCTCCAGCCGGGCGACGTTCCGGCAACCTATGCAGACATAGACGATCTGATTAATGATGTGGGGTTTAAACCTGCGACCCCCCTTGAAGAAGGAATAAAGCGTTTTATCGCATGGTATAAGGAGTATTATAAATAA
- a CDS encoding DUF2080 family transposase-associated protein, which translates to MPKETKTENNKNSAVNATNNKVKFEIYGEEMIEKKVKSSGNSGRVYLPPNWVGHNVKIIRID; encoded by the coding sequence GTGCCTAAAGAAACCAAAACAGAAAACAACAAAAACTCCGCTGTTAATGCCACAAACAATAAAGTAAAATTCGAGATTTACGGCGAGGAGATGATTGAAAAAAAGGTCAAGTCGAGCGGAAACAGCGGCAGGGTATACCTCCCACCCAACTGGGTGGGCCATAATGTCAAAATAATCAGAATTGATTAA
- a CDS encoding VWA domain-containing protein, with amino-acid sequence MKKTVLCSLTFIIMLAGCTDTKKHSKGVYLLLDASGTHASELEKAQSILNDLLLSLNPLDTLAVARVDTENFDEKDVIAKVTFHQRPSIVNNQKRAFHKKIGNFISQVKNSRYTDISGGIFQAVAHLNEVDPGHKFILIFSDLREELKQHRQSDVPFQLVGFKVIALNVTTLRANIRDPIKYMEQVEQWGKKIEKCNGQWHVADDLDRLDHLFMKSSTLSGQHT; translated from the coding sequence ATGAAAAAAACTGTTCTTTGCAGTTTAACCTTTATCATAATGCTTGCCGGATGTACCGATACGAAAAAGCATTCAAAGGGTGTTTACCTGCTTCTTGACGCTTCCGGTACCCACGCTTCTGAGCTTGAAAAAGCCCAATCGATTCTAAATGACCTGCTGCTGAGCCTTAATCCGCTGGACACCCTGGCGGTGGCCCGCGTTGACACCGAAAACTTTGATGAAAAGGACGTTATTGCAAAAGTCACTTTTCATCAACGTCCATCCATTGTCAACAACCAGAAACGCGCATTTCATAAGAAGATCGGTAATTTTATCTCCCAAGTTAAAAATTCCCGCTATACCGACATTTCCGGTGGAATTTTTCAGGCCGTGGCACACTTAAACGAAGTCGATCCCGGTCATAAATTTATTCTAATTTTCTCGGACCTTAGGGAAGAATTAAAACAACACCGCCAAAGCGATGTTCCCTTTCAACTTGTCGGTTTTAAGGTCATCGCTTTGAATGTGACCACCCTGAGAGCAAATATTCGTGATCCAATAAAATACATGGAGCAAGTTGAACAGTGGGGCAAAAAAATCGAAAAATGCAACGGTCAATGGCATGTGGCCGATGACCTGGATCGGCTTGATCACCTTTTTATGAAATCATCAACCTTATCCGGTCAACATACCTGA
- a CDS encoding AEC family transporter: MDIVITIIPIFTIIILGWVANVRGFIPGEFLAPANRLVYYIAIPAMIFRSISRSSFTSQFNIQVMVFALLSILVIFGFAWGAGLITRIRQEQLSAFVQDSFHGNLGYIGFAVAYYYLGAEGLTRASIIAGFMMILQNLLAVTVLALYSNHLSMKEEKWHIALRIMRNPIILSVIGGMFFSISHIHMPLVIDRSLDILSGLALPMALLIIGASLSFKLMRLNMLTVLSSGIIKLVLLPGLGFLFFKLADLSPADYLPGIILLASPTATVSYVMAKEMNGDTDFAVAAISTSTLMSAITFTAWLNIAG; this comes from the coding sequence ATGGATATCGTAATTACCATCATTCCGATATTTACCATCATTATTCTTGGATGGGTTGCCAACGTCAGAGGATTTATTCCAGGGGAATTTTTAGCTCCCGCCAACCGGCTGGTTTATTATATTGCTATTCCTGCAATGATTTTTCGCTCCATATCCAGGTCATCCTTTACCAGTCAGTTCAATATCCAGGTCATGGTTTTTGCCCTTTTGTCTATTTTGGTTATCTTTGGGTTTGCCTGGGGTGCAGGTTTGATCACACGCATCAGACAGGAGCAACTGAGTGCATTTGTTCAGGATTCCTTTCATGGAAATCTGGGATATATCGGTTTTGCGGTGGCATACTACTATCTTGGCGCAGAAGGGCTTACCAGAGCAAGCATTATTGCCGGGTTTATGATGATTTTGCAAAATCTCCTCGCGGTGACCGTGCTTGCCCTGTATTCCAACCATCTATCGATGAAAGAAGAAAAGTGGCATATTGCTTTACGAATCATGCGAAACCCGATTATACTTTCGGTTATTGGCGGAATGTTTTTTTCCATCAGTCATATTCACATGCCCCTTGTCATCGATCGAAGTCTGGATATTTTAAGCGGACTTGCGCTTCCCATGGCATTGCTGATCATAGGGGCGTCTTTATCTTTTAAACTGATGCGACTGAATATGCTGACGGTTCTGTCTTCCGGCATCATAAAACTGGTTTTGCTTCCCGGCCTTGGTTTTCTTTTTTTTAAGCTGGCAGACCTTTCACCTGCAGATTATCTGCCGGGGATTATTTTGCTTGCATCACCCACTGCCACCGTGAGCTATGTCATGGCAAAAGAAATGAACGGGGATACGGATTTTGCCGTGGCAGCCATATCCACCAGTACCTTGATGTCTGCAATTACATTCACCGCGTGGTTGAATATCGCCGGGTAA
- a CDS encoding folylpolyglutamate synthase/dihydrofolate synthase family protein — MTQIDLYHSTLKSMYSLRRFGIKLGLSTIRKILTSLGNPQHNFSCIHLAGTNGKGSVASSLASILNASGYKTGLYTSPHLVRFNERITVDRRPITDDRVVESYQAVKQVHHGNREPTFFELTTAMAFYEFSRQKVNWAVIETGMGGRLDATNIINPALSIITNISVEHREYLGNTIAEIASEKGGIIKSRIPVVTGIKQKSAVSVVKKIAREKQADFFLLGDHFRVKRSKSGTFTYFGMDRTWRNLQTGLLGNYQVDNAALAVAACEVLNRKKANISIESIRQGLTKNHWPGRLEVVCQDPFILLDGAHNLIAARNLARYLSNNLSNRPITLVVGILDDKPYQAMLKSLLPVCKSAIITSPKINRALAPETLSAVAKRFISHITIIPDVGKAVKYAIKNSQPGDAVCIAGSLYVVGEAKEALEKIAY, encoded by the coding sequence ATGACCCAAATTGATTTATACCATTCAACCTTAAAATCCATGTACAGCCTGCGAAGATTCGGCATCAAGCTGGGTCTTTCCACCATCAGAAAAATTCTTACCAGCCTGGGAAATCCGCAACACAATTTTTCCTGCATTCACCTTGCAGGAACCAACGGAAAGGGATCGGTGGCTTCTTCCCTTGCCTCAATCCTGAATGCCTCCGGATATAAAACCGGCCTGTATACCTCCCCTCACCTGGTGCGCTTTAACGAAAGGATTACAGTTGATCGCCGTCCTATCACGGATGACAGGGTGGTTGAATCGTACCAAGCGGTCAAACAGGTACATCATGGAAATCGTGAACCCACCTTTTTCGAACTTACCACCGCCATGGCTTTTTATGAATTCAGTCGGCAAAAAGTGAACTGGGCGGTAATCGAAACCGGCATGGGAGGCAGGCTGGATGCCACCAACATTATAAATCCGGCTCTTTCCATCATCACCAATATATCTGTTGAACATCGGGAGTATCTGGGAAATACCATTGCCGAGATTGCATCAGAAAAGGGAGGTATTATTAAAAGTCGTATCCCTGTGGTTACCGGTATTAAGCAAAAAAGTGCTGTTTCCGTAGTTAAGAAAATTGCCCGGGAAAAACAGGCTGATTTTTTTCTTCTGGGTGATCATTTTAGAGTAAAGAGGAGCAAATCCGGAACCTTTACCTATTTCGGCATGGACCGTACCTGGCGAAATCTGCAAACCGGGCTGCTGGGAAATTACCAGGTGGATAACGCCGCACTTGCTGTGGCTGCATGTGAAGTGTTAAACCGGAAAAAAGCCAATATCTCTATTGAAAGTATCAGACAAGGTCTGACCAAAAACCACTGGCCCGGAAGACTTGAGGTGGTTTGCCAAGATCCCTTTATCCTTCTTGACGGCGCTCATAATTTAATTGCTGCGCGAAATCTGGCACGCTACCTGTCCAACAATCTTTCAAATCGTCCCATCACCCTTGTGGTCGGCATACTGGACGACAAGCCCTATCAGGCGATGCTTAAATCCCTTCTGCCGGTTTGTAAAAGCGCCATCATCACATCTCCTAAAATCAATCGGGCTCTGGCACCGGAAACGCTTTCGGCAGTTGCAAAACGATTTATTTCCCACATAACGATTATTCCCGATGTGGGTAAAGCAGTGAAGTATGCCATTAAAAATTCCCAGCCGGGTGATGCGGTCTGTATTGCAGGATCACTTTATGTGGTCGGTGAAGCCAAAGAGGCGCTGGAAAAAATTGCATACTGA
- a CDS encoding LemA family protein — MIIWIIPAVIVVGILIWMIGIYNRLVRNKNMVEEGWSGIEVQLKRRSNLIPNLIEAVKGYMGHETKLLSEITQLRSQSNNTQAVAEKSRVETSLTRSLGNLIAVAESYPDLKANQNFLDLQNELSQIENDIQMARRYFNGTVRNLNIMIEAFPSNLVAGQFGFAKADFFEIDEPGDREVPDVKF, encoded by the coding sequence ATGATAATCTGGATCATTCCGGCAGTCATTGTGGTGGGGATCCTTATATGGATGATTGGTATCTACAACAGGCTGGTGCGAAATAAAAATATGGTGGAAGAGGGCTGGAGCGGGATTGAAGTCCAGCTGAAGCGACGCTCAAACCTTATTCCGAATTTAATCGAAGCAGTCAAAGGATATATGGGACACGAGACAAAGCTGTTGTCCGAAATCACTCAACTTCGATCCCAGAGCAACAATACACAGGCCGTAGCCGAGAAAAGCCGGGTGGAGACATCGTTAACCCGGTCACTGGGCAACCTGATTGCCGTGGCCGAATCTTACCCTGATCTGAAAGCCAATCAGAACTTTCTGGACCTGCAAAACGAGCTTTCACAGATCGAAAACGATATTCAGATGGCCCGACGTTACTTTAACGGCACGGTTAGAAATCTTAACATTATGATCGAAGCTTTTCCCAGCAACCTCGTGGCCGGACAGTTCGGCTTTGCAAAAGCTGATTTCTTTGAAATTGATGAACCAGGCGATAGAGAAGTGCCGGATGTTAAGTTTTAA